The following coding sequences lie in one Streptomyces venezuelae genomic window:
- a CDS encoding S28 family serine protease, giving the protein MRKALRWVLSLVVLIGTVGVAGTATATDRATITKRADSTDNADIKDRLLAIPGMSLIEEKPYPGYRFFVLNYTQPVDHRHPSKGTFKQRLTVLHKDTDRPTVFYTSGYSVSTNPSRREPTQIVDGNQVSMEYRYFTPSRPQPADWSKLDIWQAASDQHRIHQALKSIYGKKWLATGGSKGGMTATYYERFYPRDMDGVVAYVAPNDVVDKEDSAYDKFLAGVGPRECRTRIQDVQREALVRREPLSAKLAAYAGAEGYTFKTVGTLDKAFEAVVMDLVWGFWQYQPAATACGTIPDAATATDQEIFDYVDTVGGWSSYTDQGLEPYTPYYYQAGTELGAPTIGQPWLGDLSRYGYQPPRNFVPRDIPMKFKPYAMRDVDRWVRHNAHRMMYVYGEYDPWGAEPFRPARGAKHDSYVFTAPGANHGANVAQLVAADKAKATQRIQAWAGVSSPSGKPLAAYDKKLDRRDVRKEQTLRP; this is encoded by the coding sequence ATGCGCAAGGCGCTCAGATGGGTGCTGTCGCTCGTGGTGCTGATAGGCACCGTGGGCGTGGCCGGGACCGCGACGGCCACGGACCGCGCGACGATCACGAAGCGTGCGGACAGTACCGACAACGCCGATATCAAGGACAGGCTGCTCGCCATACCCGGCATGAGCCTGATCGAAGAAAAGCCGTACCCCGGCTACCGTTTCTTCGTCCTCAACTACACCCAGCCGGTGGACCACCGGCACCCGTCCAAGGGCACCTTCAAGCAGCGCCTGACCGTGCTGCACAAGGACACCGACCGCCCGACGGTCTTCTACACCAGCGGCTACAGCGTCTCCACGAACCCCAGCCGCCGCGAGCCGACGCAGATCGTCGACGGCAACCAGGTCTCCATGGAGTACCGCTACTTCACGCCCTCGCGCCCCCAGCCCGCCGACTGGTCCAAGCTCGACATCTGGCAGGCCGCGAGCGACCAGCACCGCATCCACCAGGCGCTGAAGTCGATCTACGGCAAGAAGTGGCTGGCCACCGGCGGCTCGAAGGGCGGCATGACCGCCACGTACTACGAGCGCTTCTACCCGCGTGACATGGACGGCGTCGTCGCCTACGTCGCCCCCAACGACGTCGTCGACAAGGAGGACTCGGCGTACGACAAGTTCCTCGCCGGCGTCGGCCCGCGCGAGTGCCGCACCCGGATCCAGGACGTGCAGCGCGAGGCGCTGGTGCGCAGGGAGCCGCTGTCCGCGAAACTCGCCGCCTACGCCGGGGCCGAGGGCTACACCTTCAAGACGGTCGGCACGCTCGACAAGGCCTTCGAAGCGGTCGTCATGGACCTCGTGTGGGGCTTCTGGCAGTACCAGCCCGCCGCCACCGCCTGCGGCACGATCCCGGACGCGGCCACCGCGACCGACCAGGAGATCTTCGACTACGTCGACACGGTCGGCGGCTGGTCCTCCTACACCGACCAGGGCCTCGAGCCCTACACGCCGTACTACTACCAGGCCGGCACGGAACTCGGCGCGCCCACCATCGGCCAGCCCTGGCTCGGCGACCTCAGCCGCTACGGCTACCAGCCGCCGCGGAACTTCGTGCCGCGCGACATCCCGATGAAGTTCAAGCCGTACGCGATGCGGGACGTCGACCGCTGGGTGCGGCACAACGCGCACCGGATGATGTACGTGTACGGCGAGTACGACCCGTGGGGTGCCGAACCGTTCCGCCCCGCGCGCGGCGCCAAGCACGACTCGTACGTCTTCACGGCCCCCGGCGCCAACCACGGCGCGAACGTGGCGCAGCTCGTCGCCGCCGACAAGGCGAAGGCGACGCAGCGGATCCAGGCGTGGGCCGGGGTGTCCTCTCCCTCGGGCAAGCCGCTGGCCGCGTACGACAAGAAGCTGGACCGGCGCGACGTGCGCAAGGAGCAGACGCTGCGGCCGTGA
- a CDS encoding glycoside hydrolase family 3 protein — MSLEDKVGQLFVMHVYGHTATDPDQADVDTNLRELGVRDAAELIARYKLGGIIYFGWAHNTRSPHQIAELSEGIQKASPAIPVLISVDQEHGAVARIGAPATLLPGAMALGASGSHEHAREAARIAGAELRALGIRQNHAPDADVNVDPANPVIGVRSFGADPDAVAGFVAAQIEGYQSAGIATAAKHFPGHGDTTDDSHTELPHIHHTREEWDRYDAPPFRAAIAAGVDSVMTAHIVVPALDPSGDPATLSRPILTGILREELGYDGVIATDSLAMRGVRTKYGDDRVAVLALKAGADQLLNPPRPDAAWNAVIDAVRNGELTEERIEESVLRVLRMKARVGLLDQVLQENGTPSTPPAPTPSVDATVGTPAHLVAADHIADATTTLLVNTDALLPLSPAAHPRVLVVGADPRSPSGTTGPPTTVLAGALNSHGFRAVALPTGTAPDEATIEKAVAEAQGQDAVLVATYNVTTHATTRDNTQAANTALDRTPHYRTPHPHARAHQATDPSDGSGQVALVTALKATGVPVITLAIRNPYDVAHLPPVDAALASYCWTDVSLRAAARVIAGRTAPQGRLPVPVRRADDPAQVLYPVGHGLTY, encoded by the coding sequence ATGTCCCTGGAGGACAAGGTCGGCCAGCTCTTCGTGATGCACGTGTACGGGCACACCGCCACCGACCCCGACCAGGCGGACGTCGACACCAACCTCCGCGAGCTCGGCGTACGCGACGCCGCCGAACTCATCGCCCGGTACAAACTCGGCGGCATCATCTACTTCGGCTGGGCCCACAACACCCGCTCCCCCCACCAGATCGCCGAACTCTCCGAGGGCATCCAGAAGGCCTCCCCCGCCATCCCCGTCCTGATCTCCGTCGACCAGGAACACGGCGCCGTCGCCCGCATCGGCGCCCCCGCGACCCTCCTCCCCGGCGCCATGGCCCTCGGCGCCTCCGGCTCGCACGAGCACGCCCGTGAGGCCGCCCGGATCGCCGGCGCCGAACTCCGCGCCCTCGGCATCCGCCAGAACCACGCCCCGGACGCCGACGTGAACGTCGACCCCGCCAACCCCGTCATCGGCGTACGCTCCTTCGGCGCCGACCCCGACGCCGTCGCCGGATTCGTGGCCGCCCAGATCGAGGGGTATCAGAGCGCGGGCATCGCCACCGCCGCCAAGCACTTCCCCGGCCACGGCGACACCACCGACGACAGCCACACCGAGCTGCCCCACATCCACCACACCCGCGAGGAGTGGGACCGCTACGACGCGCCCCCCTTCCGCGCCGCGATCGCCGCCGGCGTCGACTCCGTCATGACCGCCCACATCGTCGTGCCCGCCCTCGACCCCTCCGGCGACCCGGCGACCCTCTCCCGCCCGATCCTCACCGGCATCCTCCGCGAGGAGCTCGGCTACGACGGCGTCATCGCCACCGACTCCCTCGCCATGCGCGGCGTCCGTACGAAGTACGGCGACGACCGCGTGGCCGTACTCGCGCTCAAGGCCGGCGCCGACCAGCTCCTCAACCCGCCCCGCCCCGACGCCGCCTGGAACGCGGTCATCGACGCCGTCCGGAACGGCGAACTGACGGAGGAGCGCATCGAGGAGTCCGTCCTCCGCGTGCTCCGCATGAAGGCGCGGGTCGGCCTCCTGGACCAGGTGTTGCAGGAGAACGGCACCCCGTCGACACCCCCCGCCCCCACCCCCTCCGTGGACGCCACCGTCGGCACCCCCGCCCATCTCGTCGCCGCCGACCACATCGCCGACGCCACGACGACCCTCCTGGTCAACACCGACGCGCTCCTCCCCCTCTCCCCCGCCGCCCACCCGCGCGTCCTGGTCGTCGGCGCGGACCCCCGTTCGCCGTCCGGCACCACGGGACCACCGACCACCGTCCTCGCGGGCGCCCTCAACAGCCACGGTTTCCGGGCCGTCGCCCTGCCCACCGGCACCGCGCCCGACGAGGCGACGATCGAGAAGGCGGTGGCTGAGGCGCAGGGCCAGGACGCCGTCCTCGTGGCGACGTACAACGTCACCACGCACGCCACCACCAGGGACAACACCCAAGCCGCCAACACCGCCCTGGACCGAACCCCCCACTACCGAACCCCCCACCCGCACGCCCGTGCCCACCAAGCGACGGACCCGAGCGACGGGAGCGGCCAGGTCGCCCTCGTCACCGCCCTCAAAGCCACCGGCGTCCCCGTCATCACCCTCGCGATCCGCAACCCCTACGACGTGGCCCACCTCCCGCCCGTCGACGCCGCCCTCGCCTCGTACTGCTGGACGGACGTCTCCCTGCGCGCCGCCGCACGGGTCATCGCGGGCCGGACCGCCCCGCAGGGGCGACTCCCCGTGCCGGTACGGCGGGCGGACGATCCCGCTCAGGTGCTGTATCCGGTCGGGCACGGACTGACGTACTGA